TTAAAACATTATCTTTCAATTTGCAAGGATAACTATTAGTTTAATAAAAAGTTGGTTTAAAGAGAATTTGCATTATTTGCCAAGGAGAAAAGTAAAAGTGGAGCTGGGGAGGCTCGAACTCCCGGCCTTCTGAATGCCATTCAGACGCGCTGCCAAACTGCGCTACAGCCCCACAGGGAATATTTTATACCATAATTCACTGATTATTGCAATACATTCTTAACGTAGGGGAGGGTTTTAAACCCTCCCCTACATAAACACAAACTGCCTTTACAGGTACTCCATTTCCAGGAACTGGGCGCGGAGCTGGTTGACTTTGTCCTTGACCGTCTGCCCCTTGATGGCCGCGGCGATCAGCTCGCCCAAAACGGCGAAGTCCTTTTCCTTCATGCCGAAGCGGGTCATCTCCGGGGTGCCGATGCGCAGGCCCGAGGGGTTCTGGGCGTCGCTGTCGCCGGGGAGCATGTTGTAGTTGCAGATGATGTCGTTGGCTTCCAGGGCCAGCGCCGCCTTGACGCCGCCGCCGAAGGCGAAGACGTTGACCGCGATCTGGTGCGATTGGGTGTAGCCGAACTCCTTGGCCTCGACCGGCACGCCGCAGGCCTCCAGCGCCTGGGCCAGGGCCACGGCGTTCTTGCAGATCTGGGCGGCGTAGGCCTTGCCGTGGGCCTTCATCTCGCGGATGGCGATCAGCAGCGCCGGCAGGCTGTAAAGGTGGTGATTGCTCGAGGTACCCGGGAATACGCCGCGGTCGGCGGCGCCCCAGTATTTCTTCTCGTTTTCGGCGTCGAGGTTGCCGAGGATGATGCCGCGCTGCGGCCCGGGGAAGGTCTTGTGCGTGCTGCCGGTCAGCCAGGTGGCGCCTTCTGCTAGCGGGTCGTGGAACTGGCCGCCGGCGATCAGGCCCAGCACGTGGGCGCCGTCGTATAAAATGGGGATCTCCAGCTGCTTGCAGATGGGGGCGATCTCCTTGACCGGGTCGGGGAACAGGTAGAGGCTTTTGCCCATGACCAGCATCTGCGGCTTGGTTTTTTCGATCAGGTCGATGGACTGCGATACGTCGATGTGGTAATGGTCCTCGGTCAGGGGAAAGAACTGCAGGCGCACCGAATTTTCCTTGCCCGGCTTCAGCACCTGGCCGCGGGTCTGGATGCGCCGGCCCATGACCCCGAAGAAACTGTGGCTGATGTGGCCGCCGGAGTCGGTGGAGTTGACGATCAGCGCGTCGCCGCCGCGCAGGTAGCCGAGGGCGATGGCCGTGTTGGCGTTGTTGCCGCTGTAGGGCCTGACCTCGGCCTGGGCGCAGCGGAACAAATCCTTGGCCTCCTGGGCGGCCATGGTCTCGATCTGGTCGATGTATTGCGTCCCCTGGTAGTAGCGGTTGATCTTGGCGCCGACGTTGGGGTGGCCCTCGGCGTAGCGGCCCATGAAATCGTTGAGCTGGATGGAGCGGACGGCCGGGCTGGGGGTGTTCTCGCTGGCGATCAAGTTGATGCACTTCTTGCCACGCCACTCGTTCTGCTTGTCGACGATGGCGAAAATATCCTTGCTGTCCACTAGCATGGGGCCTCCTTTTATGGTTTGTTTTTTATTTTCCCGCTTTCGACTTCCCGGCTCAGGAAATCGAGCCGGGCTTGGTGCCGGCCGCCTTCGAAAGATGTTTCGAGGAAGACGTCGACGATGCCCAGCGCCGTCACCGGATCGGTCACGCGGGCGCCGAGGGCCAGGACGTTGGCGTTGTTGTGGCCGCGGGCCGGGCGGGCGTCGTTCTCGTCGCGGCACAGGGCGGCGCGCACGTGCCTGAACTTGTTGGCCACGATCGACATGCCGATGCCCGAGCCGCAGACCAGGATGCCGACCGTGTTGTCCGGGTCGGCCGATACGGCGGCGGCGGCCCTGGCGCCGTATTCGGCCCAGTTGGCGGCCTCGGCGGAAAACGTGCCGTAATCCTTCACAACGTAATTCTGCTCCTGCAGGAATTCCCTGATCTGCTCCTTCAATGCAAAGCCGGCGTGGTCGGAAGCGAGTACAAGTTTCATGCTTGCCTGCCCTTTGGCGATCATATCGTCATGATGGATGAAATTCGATCGCGGTGCTGCGTTCATCTCTATTGGCAAAAATAATATAGATCAGCCTGAAAGTCAATAGCGGAAAAAGCATCTTTTGAGTTTTGCAAAACACATGACTCGTTCACCCCTCCGCGTTTTGTAGTGACTGGTCGCGACCTGTCTCTACGGATTGGACGGGTAAATTCCAATTGTCTTTGTGTAGGGGCGGGTCGGCTAAGGGGTGACCCGCCCTCTGAAACCTCAATTCAATTTGTTCAATAAACGGCTTCGCGCTGCTCTTCCTCGGCGCCGACCTTGATGGCCGGGGCGTCGGTGCGCGGGCAGACGTTTTCGCAGATGCCGCAGCCGATGCACAGGTCGGGGACCACGTAAACCTGCCTCACTTTCTTCAGTTTGCCGCGACACCTCGCGGTATTTGATCGCTTTTTCGGGCACCGGGCAATGCTCCTCGCAGACCCCGCAGTTGTAGCCGTCGGCGTAGGTGTAGCAGGCGCTGCGGTTGATCACCGCCGTGCCGATCTTGAATTGCTTCTTTTCATCCAAGGTGAGGTTGGCCAGGGCATGAGTCGGGCACACCCGGGTGCAGCGCACGCACTCGTATTCGCAGTAGCCGCTTGTCGGGACCAGGAGCGGCGTCCAGAGCCCGTCGATGCCCGCCTGGAGAAGCGCCGGCTGGATGGCGTTGGTCGGGCAGGCCTGCATGCAGGCGCCGCAGCGGATGCATTTTCTGACGAAATCCTTTTCGGCGGCCGCCCCGGGCGGGCGGATGAAGGGGTGGGCTTTCTTTTTTTTGTCGGCCGAAATCTGGGGCAGGGCGGCCGCGACAAGGCCGCAGCCGATGGCGCTCAAAAACTGGCGCCGCTGCGGCAGGACGGCTCCGTCCGTCCCCTTGGGGGAGGCCAGGGCCGGAGTCTGCCCTTTTCGGGGAAGCCCCCAGCGCACGTCGATGGCCGCGGCCGAGCAATCCTTCAGGCAGTTCATGCAGGCCAGGCATTCGGATTTCTGGTAATCCCTGAACGGGCCGCCGTAATAGGTGCTGTGGCCGGCGCAGGCGTTGCATTTGCTGCAGTCCGGGTTTACTTCAAAGTGGAATAGCGAATACTTGGCCAGCCAGCCGTAAAGGGCGCCCAGCGGGCACAGGTAATTGCAGAAGAAGCGGCGGCGGTACAGGTTGAGCAACAGCAAGCCGAAAAAAATCGCGCCGATGGCGAACGCCAGCAGAAAGGTGCGCTGCTCGCCGCTCAGCAACCAGGCGCGGCTGAAATCGTAAAGTGGCTTGACGATTTTCCCGCCGAGACTCTGGCTGGCGGCGCCGCTTTCCAGGGCGCGCTGGAGGAGAAAATTCAGGCCGGGGATGAGGGTGACCGAACTGCTGCGCGTGAGCAGCGAGAAGGGATCGAGCCAGCCCAGCCACTGGGTGGCGAAAAGCGAACCGACCAGCAGCACGATCAGCAGCAGGTATTTCCAGCGCATCGCTGCGTGGCCGGGGATGGTCTTTTCTCTCTTGCGCTTGGAGCCCAGCCAGGTGAAGAACTGCAACAGCGCGCCGAAAGGACAGACCCAGCCGCAGAAAAAGCGGCCGAGGAGCAGGGTCAGAACCAGCGGCACCAGGGCCAGCAGGAATGGGCGCAGGAAAGGGCCGGCCAGGATGTTCACCCAGAGGTTCAGGGGATCGATGTAGAAGAATGCGCCCGTAAGGGGCAGCCGTTCGACCGCGATCCTGCCGCTGTGCAGGAGCAGGAAGAAGAACAGGATGAGGAACAGAACCTGGCTGGCGGCGCGCAGCCGCTGCCAGCGTTTCCCCCTTTTGGCGTCCATGGCCGGTTCAGATGGAAATCGTCTGCATGGCAATCTTGGCCGGTTCGATCTCGCCCATTTTGCGGTTGAACGCCGCTTGCAGGAACTCGACCTGGCGGGGGTCGCTGCCGAAGAGTGCCGCCGCCGCCACGTCGGCGTGCATGATGCTGGTCGAGGCGATGACGGTCTTGCGCAGCTCGACGTCGCTCAGGCGGCCGCCCACCGGGCCGTTGCGCATCAGCACGCGAAAGGCGTCGACCAGCACCAAATGGCTGGTGAAGCCCTTGGCCAGGTCGGCGATGTTCTCGCCCATGTCCCCGTGCAGCTTGCCGCGGTTGCCGCCGACGATGCCGTAGAGGTTTTTCATGGCGATGGTCAACCCGGCGCTGCCGTGGTGCTTGAGGATCGGCACGTTGATGAACTTGTCGACTTCGAGGAAATCGCGGAACACCGGCCATTTGCCCACGTATTCGCCGTGAAAATCGTGGCTGACCAGCCGGTTCTCGTCGCAAAAGCGGACTTCGGCCCCGGCTTTTTTGGCCATGGCCGCGATGCCGCTGCGTTCGTAGCAATCCTCGGCCTTGTGGCAGGTGTTGTCCATGACAATGACTTTCTTGGCGCCGGCGGCAAACGCCAGCTCGATCACCGCCCGCAGCACCTCGGGGTTGGTGCAGGCGGCCTGCTCGACCGTCCGGTTCCAGCCGATGTTGGGCTTGACCATGACCACGTCGGTGCGCGATACGATCTTGTCCATGCCGCCGATGGCGGCGATGGCCCGCTTGGCGATCTCATAGGGCGATTCGCCCTGCACCTGCGCCAGCAACGGCCCGCCCGGCTTGTTCTGGCCGGGCAGGAGCATGGGCAGGGCCAAAGCACTGGAAACCAGCAGGCCGTTCTTTACGAAGGTTCGTCTTTTCATGGGCATATCTTAATCGACGGCGCCCATGCGGTCAATAGCGGCCCTTTTAAAAATTATTTAAAGCTTTTCAGCAGGCTGACCAGGAAGTCCCAGACCTTGCCGATCGATTCTACGTTTATCTTCTCGTCCGGGGAATGGGGATTTTTCAACGTCGGTCCGAAGGAGATCATGTCCATGCCCTCTTTCTTGTCGCCGATGATGCCGCACTCGAGTCCGGCGTGGATCGCCTCCACGTGCGGTTTTTTGCCGAAAAGGCTTTCGTAGACCTTCTGGCAGCGCGCCAGCAGCGGCGATTCCATGTTCGGCTGCCAGGCGGGGTAGCCGTTGCCGCTGACCGCCTCGGCCCCGGCCAGGTGGCCGATGATCTCGATGCGGGTGGTGAGTGCGTGCAGGCGGCTCATGACCGAGCTGCGCTGGCTGGTGACGACCTCCAGCTTGCTGTTGCGGATCTTGACGTTGGCCAGGTTGTTGGAGGTCTCGACCAGCCCGGGCATGTCGGTGGACATGGCGGCCACGCCGTGCGGCAGGGCGAAGATGAGGTTGCAGACCTTCGGGCTGCTTTCAGGCGTAAGGGCGCGCTTGCCGGTGGTCTCCGGCATTGGTTCCAGGCTGAGCTTCAGGTTGGGGTCGGTATTCTTGAATTCCTTCCTGAAAACCTGGTCCAGGTCGGCGACGGTTTTTTCGAGATTCTTGAAGCTGTCCTTGGCGAAGAAGATGTCAGTCCAGGCGTCGCGCGGGATGGCGTTGTGGGCGGTGCCGCCGGCGATGTCGGCGATGCGCAGGTCGCTTTCCTTCTGCAGCTGCAGCAGGGCACGCACCAGGACGCGGATGGCGTTGGCGCGCTCCTCGTTGATGTTGACCCCCGAGTGGCCGCCGGTCATGCCGCCGGCTTTCAAGCGGGCCATGACGTAGCCGGCCGGCGGGTCCTCGTACTGCAGCACCAGCGCGATGTGCGTGTCGCGGCCGCCGGCGCAGCCGACGGTGAAAACCCCTTCGTCCTCGGAATCGACGTTGAGCAGGATCTTGCCGTTGATGAAATCGCCCTGCAGGGCGTTGGCGCCGGTCAAGCCGGTCTCCTCATCGACGGTGAAAAGCAGTTCCAGGGGCGGGTGGTCGGCTTTCTTGTCCAGGGCCAGGGTCATGGCCATGGCCAGGGCGATGCCGTTGTCGGCTCCCAGGGTGGTCTTGTCGGCCATCAGCCATCCGTCGGCGAAAACGAAGTGGATCGGGTCCTTGGAGAAGTCGTGGGGGGAATCGGCCGTTTTTTCGCAGACCATGTCCATGTGCCCCTGGATGACGACGGTCGCCGTCTTTTCGTAGCCCGCCGTGCCCGGGACTTCGATCAACACGTTCCCCACCTTGTCCTGCTTGGCGGCCAGGTTGTTTTTCTTGGCCCAATCGACCAGGTACGCGGCTATTTTTTCTTCATTTTTCGAGCAGCGGGGGATGGCGCTGATCTCTTCGAACAGGGAGAGGATTTGTTTGGTCTTTTCGTGCTTGATATTCATTGATACTCCTTTTTAAAAAACTACATACATAAATTCAAAGAAACAAACAAAAACATCTAGTGATGGTATAGTTTCACTAGATGGCTTCAGCGAATTACTGGATTTGCTGAAACCATAGTGAAACTATAAATAAAAAAATCGTATTTGTCAATCATGAATTTTTTGGCCGCGGCCGCCGGGACCGTTCGCGGCTTCTTTTTTCCTCGCCGTTGGTCTATAATGAAATTTGCCTGCACGGCGCCATTGAAAAAATGGACCGCCAGCGAGGTGAACGTGCGCAACCCGGCAATGGCGATGAAAAACAACATTGGCCGCGGCTTTTTCCTGGCCGCCGCCCTGCTCGCCTTTTTCGCCCGCGCGGGCGCTGAGGGGTGGTTGAACGAGGATCAGGTGCGCCAGGCCATGCGTGCCGAGGCCTACCGGCTCCTGGCCCAGAAGATCGACTCGCTGCACAACGGTTCAGCGGGCGGTTTCGACTACCACATCGAGCAAGCCTACGAAAAAATAAAGAACCGTCTCCCCGACGGCCCGCTGTCGGCCAGCGAGCTGGAAGTCTGGCTGCATGGGTTCCAGCCCGACCCCGGCCAAAGGCCTGCCGGTGGTAATGAAAATGAATTCCAGCTCCTGATCGATCAATTCATCCTGGGCATGTCGCTGGAAATCATCAATACCCTGCAGTACGAGTGCGAGCAGGTCGAGGACCTGATCGCCCGGGTGGCCAAGATCGCGGCCGAGTTGAAAAAAGCTCCCCATCCCGACCGGGAAGCGCTGGGTGCGGCGTTGGAGAATTCGGACTTGACGAGAAAAACGCAGGCCATCGTGAAAAACATCGACCGCCGCTGGCGCGTCCCGGATGCCGGTGCCGACGATTTCGCCGCCTACAGTGTCTGGAAAAAAAACATGACCGGCATCAACGCCGACAGGGACCTGCGCCTGGTTTTTGAGCTCGGCGGCCGTTACCGCCCGCGCTACCCCTTCCTCGACCAATTCATGGGCGAGTACCGCCGCCTGGCCGAGGCGTTCCGCCAGGCGGTCATCGATCTGAACGCTGTGCTGGTCGACAATGGCGCCGCTGACGAAGCGATTGACTGAGGCGATAGTCACACTCGATGATTTCAGCGTATTCCCGACTTGCTGAAATCATAGTGTGACTATAGTGTTGGTAGGCCTTAGCCGAGCCGGGCCTGGAAGCGCTCGAGAAATTCCCCCTCGGAAAAGATGTGCTTCATGCCGAACTGGTGGTTGGAATTGGCCGAGAACTCCCGGATGGCGGCGGCGATGAAATCGAAGTTGGTTTCCGGATCGCTGCCGGCATTGCAGATGTAGATGGAGCGCAGCAGGTCGATCTGGTTGCTGAGCTCGTCGCGCAGCGTCGGCTGCTTGGGCGCGGGCTGATTTTTCGACGCCAGGCCGCACAGGTCGCGCAGGAAGTCGTCGCTGGCCAGCGCCCTTTGCGGGGCCTCCCTTTTCTGGTAGTGGCGGCACACCAGGTAGGGGACGCCGGTTTCGCTCGATCTTCTGATCTCCTCGTTCTCCACCACCCAGCCCAGGTTGCGGAAGCTCACCCGGCTGGAAACGGTGTGGAAGATGTTCTCCACCAGCGGCTGGATGGTATTCTCGACCGATTCGGCCACGGTATTGAACTTGTTCAGGACGTAATACACCTTGAAATTTTCCACGTAGTAGCGGAAGACGCGGATGAAATTGTCCTGGGGGAACTGTTCCGCCGCTTCGTTGATGAAATCGTCCAGATTTTTGCCTTCGGGGTCTATGCCGTGCTGCAGGAAATCGTGCAGGCGCCGGAAAAGCGGCGCCGGCTGTCCTTCCTTGGGAAAATACCTCTCAAGGACCAGGGGGGCGGAGATCATGATGTTCAGCATGCGGAAGAGGATGGCCTTGGCGATCTCGGCCGCCGCCAGGGTGGCCGCCCGCATCCCTGGCGTGAACAGGATGATGCCGCTGTTGGAGATGGGCAGGAAATCCAGGACATGGGTGTCCAGGCCCGCTTTCAGGTCGATGATCACGTACTCGGCCCGCAGCGTGTTGATGCCCTGGACCAGCTTGTTTTTGGTGGCGGCATCGAAATTGACGATGTCGTGGACAAAGCCGCCCGGCGAGGCGATGAAATTGAACCTGGCGAAGGCTTGGTCGGGATCCATCCGCGCCGGCAGCGCCTGCCGGCATTCCTCCAAGGAGATTCCTTTTTTGAGGAAATGGAAGAGATCCTTTTCCACCGGCGCGTTCAGGAAATGCCTCAGGCTGGATGTGCCCGTGTCCAGGTCGATGAGGACAGTGGGCTGGGTCTTGGCCAGCGCCAGGGCCAGGTTCAGGGCGAAGGTCGTCTTGCCGACGCCGCCTTTTCCCGACGAAACCGGCAGGATCCTCATGGCCGCGCCGTTTTAGTCCAGCTTCTTGATGCTGGGAAAAATCCTGTCGCGCAGCGGGGCATACTGCTCCCGTTTGTCCTTTTCCCAGCCGATGGCGCACAGCAGCACCGACTCTTTCACCACGATCAGCGCCACTTCCACCGTCCAGGTCTTGTCGTCGCGCTGGCCTTCACCGCTGAAAAAATCGGCCGTCATGCCGTTCAGTTCGCCCTGGCGCACGTCCGAAAGTGCGTTGAAATCGTCGACCTCTTCCTTCAGGATAAGGGCATTGTAGGTCCTCAGGGCCCCGGGCAGGTTGTTTTCCTTCAGCAAAAGCTGCAGCACGCAGAACGCATCGTAATGCGGAGCGTCGGCGTACAGGGCGCCGATCTCCTCTTCGCTGTCGATTTCCCAGCCGTCCGGAAACCAGACGGAAACGCCGCCGACATGGTTTTTAAAGATCTCGGCGCCGGCCGTCGCGCCGGCTGCAGCGAGCAATATGACGAATGCCAGGAAGGGTATCGTTTTTTTCATTCCCTCGCGCTCCTTTTCATCATCGCCTCCTGGGGCAATATAGACCAGGCAGCAATAAAAATCAATAGCCGCGGCGGCGATCCCGCTTCGGGAAAAACCTTTTTACAGGGCGCTCTTTTTGATGGTGACGGTACGGTCGGGCATTATTTCCCGGACCAGCGCCAGCGCGGCTTTGGTCGTGCCGCTGCTGAAATACTCGCTGTTCCCGGCGGCAGGGCCGGGATTGAGCCGGCCGCCGATCAGCAGGCGGCGCCACAACTGTTTGGCCACCGCCTCGCCGGTGTCGATCACATCCACGCCGGGGCCGCAGATGGCGGCGATCGGGCCGCGCACGAGCGGATAGTGGGTGCAGCCGAGCACCAGCGTGTCGATGCCTTTGTCCAGCAGCGGCCGTAAATTTTTCTTCAGGATGGCTTCCAGGCGCGGATCGTCGAACCGACCGGCCTCGATCAGCTCCACCAGGCCCGATACCGGCTGGGTGTACACCTCCAGCCCGGCCGAAAAATTTTCCAGCAGCCGGGAAAAGCGCCGTCCCTTCAAGGTCAACGGCGTGCCCAGGACGCCGACCCGCTTGTTCCGGCTTAAGCCCTGGGCGACCTTCAACGCCGGCTCGACGCCGATAATCTCCCAGCCGGGGAAGGTCAGGCGCAGCAGTTCCAGGGCCGCCTCGCTGGCCGAATTGCAGGCCACGACCAGCGCCTTGGCGCCGCTGTCCAGCAGGAAGCGGCTGATGGCCAGGGAGCGCTGGCGGACAAACTCCACCCCCTTGCTGCCGTAGGGGCAGTGGGCCGAATCGGCGAAATAGAGCATGTTTTCAAAAGGGAGGATGCGCCGCGCGGCCAGCATGACCGACAGGCCGCCGATGCCCGAGTCAAAAAATCCGATCAGTGCCGTCAGTGGATCTATTTTGCCTTGTTTTTCGCTCATGACCTTTCCCGCTGATTATACATCATTATGGTTCCTGGCGCATCCGCTTTTTGCTTGACAAACTTCCCTTTGGTTTGTACCATGAACCAGCCACGAAGAGAGGCGGTCAACCATGGATGAAAAGGAAAGCACGCGGGAACTGGTCGTCGTCGACGTCAAGCACTATAAAAAGGTCAAGAAAGCCCTGCACGAGAGCGAGGAGCGCTACCGCCAGCTCTTCGAGAACGTTCCCATGGGCATCTACCGCACCACCCCCGACGGCCGCATCGTGGACGCCAATCCGGCTCTGATTAAAATGGCGGGCTTCGCCTCGTTCGCCGAACTGTCATCCTTGAATTTGAATGAAGAATACGCTAAAGCGGGCCTGGACCGCAAAGAGTTCAAGAGGTTGATTGAGCGCGACGGCTGGGTCAAGGGGCTGGAGTCAGTCTGGCGGACGGCCGACGGACGTGTCGTCCATATCCGTGAAAACGCCAAGCTCGTCTGCGGCCAGTCTGGCGAGGTGTTTTTCGAGGGAACGTTCGAGGACATTACCCAGAGCAAACTGGCCGAGGAGGCGCAGAAGTTAAGGACACAGCAGCTGGAAATCATCAATGCCATTGTTTCTTCGGGTAATACCAGCGATTCGCTCGATGAACTGCTCGCGGCCATCCTGGACAATGTGCTCAAAACGTTGGGATTCTCAACAGCGAGCATCTTTTTCTACGATCATGACGCCAGAAAAGCGCAGGTAATGGCCTCCCGGGGCGTGCCGCAAAGCCTCTTTCTGAATAAAAAGTACATGTCCATCGACAGCATGCCCTTTTCCCAGGTGCTGCTGCACGGAAAGCCCGTTTTCGTCGACACCGTCCCCAAAGTCATTCCTGATCTGTCGCGCAAATTGAAATGGAAAACGGCCGCCTGCATCCCCATGCTTTCCAGGGGGCGGGTGGTCGGGGCCATCAGCGTGGCTAGCAGCGATCGTGCTGCCTTCAGCCCTGAGGAAAAAAGCATCCTGGAACTGATTGGCAAGGAGGCTGGCACCCTGGTTTCCAAGCTGCAGACCGAGGCGGCCCTGCGCGAGAGCGAAAAGTACTACCGCACCCTGATCGACACCTCGCCCGACATCCTCGCCGTCACCGATTTGGAAGGAAACCTGCGCATGGTCAACCAGCGTTTCGTCAGCCTGAGCGGTTATTATTTGGATGAAATCATCGGCAAAAATTCGTTCGATTTCGTATCTGAAACCGACCTTGCCCAGTTCGTAAAAAATATAAAAAAATTTGTCAAAACCAGAAAGTTGAGCAACATCGAATATGGTTTTAAGAAAAAAAACGGCGAAGTCGTTCCTGTAGAATTGTCCGCTGCGCTGCAATTTGATCATCGCGGCAAGCCCAACGGTATGATCGGGTACGGCCGCGATATCAGCGAGCGCAGGCGGGCCGAGGAGCAGCTTCGTTTTCTGAGTTCCATCACCGAAAATACTTCCGATGCGATCCTCGTCACCGATGCCGATTTTGCCATCACCTATATCAACAAAGTGGGGGAGCAATTTTTCGGTTATAGCTTGGATGAACTGAAAGGCAAGACACCGGATATCTTCAATGCCGAACCCAGGGCGCAGCAGATCCAGCAGGAACTTTATAAAATTGTCGCCTCCGGAAAAATCCACCTGGGAGAATCGCTGAACAGGCGAAAGGACGGTTCGACTTTTTACTGCGAATACAAGGTCATGCCCTTGAAAGACAAGCACGGGAAAATCTATGCCTATTTAGCGGTGCAAAGGGACATCAGTGAGCGCAAGCGCAACGAGGAAGCGCTGCGCCAGAGCGAAAACAAGTACCGGGAGCTGGTCGAGAACCATAATGACGTAATTTTCTCTGTTGATATATCCGGAAAAATAGAATACCTTTCACCTGCGATTCGCCGGGTAACAGGTTACACCCCCGAAGAAGTTACCGGCAGAAATTTATTCGATTTTTTTAATCCGGAGGACCGGAAACGGTATGGCGAGCAGATGCAGCAGACCGCAGATAGCGGCAGCAGCGTTGGGGAATTTCAAATCACGGTCAAGGACAAATCCAGCAAATGGGTCATGGCATCCAGCCGGAGCGTCGTGGAGAACGGCAGAATTGTCGGTATCCGCGGGATCATGTCCGACATCAGTGAGCGCAAGGAAGCCGAGAGCAAGCTGCTGGCTTACCAGAAGCAGCTGCAGGCCCTGACGTCGGAGATAATGCTGGTCGAGGAGAGGGAACGGCGGCGCATCGCCTCGGAACTGCACGACCATATCGGCCAGAACCTGGCCCTGTGCAAGCTGAAAGTGACCGCCCTGGAACAGAACCTGGACGATGAGACCTTGAAAGGGGAATTGACCGAGGTGCACCGGCTGCTGGAAGGCAGCATCCAGGACGCCCGCTCGCTGATCTTCGATCTCAGCCCGCCGGTGCTCTACGAACTGGGCTTCTCGGCCG
This portion of the Candidatus Aminicenantes bacterium genome encodes:
- the rpiB gene encoding ribose 5-phosphate isomerase B — its product is MKLVLASDHAGFALKEQIREFLQEQNYVVKDYGTFSAEAANWAEYGARAAAAVSADPDNTVGILVCGSGIGMSIVANKFRHVRAALCRDENDARPARGHNNANVLALGARVTDPVTALGIVDVFLETSFEGGRHQARLDFLSREVESGKIKNKP
- a CDS encoding AAA family ATPase is translated as MRILPVSSGKGGVGKTTFALNLALALAKTQPTVLIDLDTGTSSLRHFLNAPVEKDLFHFLKKGISLEECRQALPARMDPDQAFARFNFIASPGGFVHDIVNFDAATKNKLVQGINTLRAEYVIIDLKAGLDTHVLDFLPISNSGIILFTPGMRAATLAAAEIAKAILFRMLNIMISAPLVLERYFPKEGQPAPLFRRLHDFLQHGIDPEGKNLDDFINEAAEQFPQDNFIRVFRYYVENFKVYYVLNKFNTVAESVENTIQPLVENIFHTVSSRVSFRNLGWVVENEEIRRSSETGVPYLVCRHYQKREAPQRALASDDFLRDLCGLASKNQPAPKQPTLRDELSNQIDLLRSIYICNAGSDPETNFDFIAAAIREFSANSNHQFGMKHIFSEGEFLERFQARLG
- a CDS encoding DUF362 domain-containing protein; amino-acid sequence: MKRRTFVKNGLLVSSALALPMLLPGQNKPGGPLLAQVQGESPYEIAKRAIAAIGGMDKIVSRTDVVMVKPNIGWNRTVEQAACTNPEVLRAVIELAFAAGAKKVIVMDNTCHKAEDCYERSGIAAMAKKAGAEVRFCDENRLVSHDFHGEYVGKWPVFRDFLEVDKFINVPILKHHGSAGLTIAMKNLYGIVGGNRGKLHGDMGENIADLAKGFTSHLVLVDAFRVLMRNGPVGGRLSDVELRKTVIASTSIMHADVAAAALFGSDPRQVEFLQAAFNRKMGEIEPAKIAMQTISI
- a CDS encoding aminoacyl-histidine dipeptidase, coding for MNIKHEKTKQILSLFEEISAIPRCSKNEEKIAAYLVDWAKKNNLAAKQDKVGNVLIEVPGTAGYEKTATVVIQGHMDMVCEKTADSPHDFSKDPIHFVFADGWLMADKTTLGADNGIALAMAMTLALDKKADHPPLELLFTVDEETGLTGANALQGDFINGKILLNVDSEDEGVFTVGCAGGRDTHIALVLQYEDPPAGYVMARLKAGGMTGGHSGVNINEERANAIRVLVRALLQLQKESDLRIADIAGGTAHNAIPRDAWTDIFFAKDSFKNLEKTVADLDQVFRKEFKNTDPNLKLSLEPMPETTGKRALTPESSPKVCNLIFALPHGVAAMSTDMPGLVETSNNLANVKIRNSKLEVVTSQRSSVMSRLHALTTRIEIIGHLAGAEAVSGNGYPAWQPNMESPLLARCQKVYESLFGKKPHVEAIHAGLECGIIGDKKEGMDMISFGPTLKNPHSPDEKINVESIGKVWDFLVSLLKSFK
- the murI gene encoding glutamate racemase, yielding MSEKQGKIDPLTALIGFFDSGIGGLSVMLAARRILPFENMLYFADSAHCPYGSKGVEFVRQRSLAISRFLLDSGAKALVVACNSASEAALELLRLTFPGWEIIGVEPALKVAQGLSRNKRVGVLGTPLTLKGRRFSRLLENFSAGLEVYTQPVSGLVELIEAGRFDDPRLEAILKKNLRPLLDKGIDTLVLGCTHYPLVRGPIAAICGPGVDVIDTGEAVAKQLWRRLLIGGRLNPGPAAGNSEYFSSGTTKAALALVREIMPDRTVTIKKSAL
- a CDS encoding 4Fe-4S binding protein — its product is MDAKRGKRWQRLRAASQVLFLILFFFLLLHSGRIAVERLPLTGAFFYIDPLNLWVNILAGPFLRPFLLALVPLVLTLLLGRFFCGWVCPFGALLQFFTWLGSKRKREKTIPGHAAMRWKYLLLIVLLVGSLFATQWLGWLDPFSLLTRSSSVTLIPGLNFLLQRALESGAASQSLGGKIVKPLYDFSRAWLLSGEQRTFLLAFAIGAIFFGLLLLNLYRRRFFCNYLCPLGALYGWLAKYSLFHFEVNPDCSKCNACAGHSTYYGGPFRDYQKSECLACMNCLKDCSAAAIDVRWGLPRKGQTPALASPKGTDGAVLPQRRQFLSAIGCGLVAAALPQISADKKKKAHPFIRPPGAAAEKDFVRKCIRCGACMQACPTNAIQPALLQAGIDGLWTPLLVPTSGYCEYECVRCTRVCPTHALANLTLDEKKQFKIGTAVINRSACYTYADGYNCGVCEEHCPVPEKAIKYREVSRQTEESEAGLRGPRPVHRLRHLRKRLPAHRRPGHQGRRRGRAARSRLLNKLN
- a CDS encoding serine hydroxymethyltransferase, which gives rise to MLVDSKDIFAIVDKQNEWRGKKCINLIASENTPSPAVRSIQLNDFMGRYAEGHPNVGAKINRYYQGTQYIDQIETMAAQEAKDLFRCAQAEVRPYSGNNANTAIALGYLRGGDALIVNSTDSGGHISHSFFGVMGRRIQTRGQVLKPGKENSVRLQFFPLTEDHYHIDVSQSIDLIEKTKPQMLVMGKSLYLFPDPVKEIAPICKQLEIPILYDGAHVLGLIAGGQFHDPLAEGATWLTGSTHKTFPGPQRGIILGNLDAENEKKYWGAADRGVFPGTSSNHHLYSLPALLIAIREMKAHGKAYAAQICKNAVALAQALEACGVPVEAKEFGYTQSHQIAVNVFAFGGGVKAALALEANDIICNYNMLPGDSDAQNPSGLRIGTPEMTRFGMKEKDFAVLGELIAAAIKGQTVKDKVNQLRAQFLEMEYL